The sequence below is a genomic window from Denitratisoma sp. DHT3.
CCCATGAACCGTGCTGGCCGACCACTGCCGGGCGACCACGACAGAATGGCAACCATTTCGCGTAGCTCGGATTTAAGCTTGGCCAGTCGGGCAGCAGCGGTGTCCGCATCCTGAAGCACGAAAAATGCATGCGCTCCTTCCAGATTTGCAAGAAAGTTGGGGGCAGCCTCAACCCTGGCGGTGCCGGGCAGCGTCATCAGTCAGCCAGCACAGTAGCCAGGTCGGCACTTGATACACGCCGGCCGGCCAGTAGCTCACGCAATCCGATTTCCGCCTCGGTCAGCAAAACCAGGTTGGCGTGTTCCTCTTCGAGAGCGTGGTAGTAATCGAGCTTTTTTGCATCCACGATGGCGACGTATGCCGCCCCATTTTTGGTCAGCAGCTTCTCTGAACCTGCGACCACTTCATCGGACAACTCGGTGAGTCGAGCACGAGCTTCACTGATCGGTACGATATCTTGTGCACGGTAGGGCATGAAATCATCCTTTAATTAATTCATTAACGTTAATGTAGCAGGTTGTTCCGATCAATTGCCGATGAATACAACGATGAAGTCACGCCCGGTGACAGCGGAATTTGCTCGGGTCAGGCCGTCAATCCGGAGTTTACCGAGGGCTTGAGAGAGGGAATTGTAGAAGCCGATCGGTAATCCCCTCGCTCCCGTTGGGTACCTGCCCATAACGGGCAGTCCGGCCAGTTTTTCCCCTTTACAGATGGCAACATTCCGCGCTGACAATAAGCCGCTCCCGGCGGTTGCGAGAGGAGATGACAGCATGGATCAGATGACGACGATGGGCGCCACCGAGGTGGCGGTGTTGGAGGCCCTGGTGGCGCGGCAGAAGGCCGCGCGCATCGCCGAGGGGCCGGTGAGCCTGGCGGTGCGCAAGGACCGCATCCAGCGCGCCATCAATATGCTGGTGAAGCACCGCGACGCGTTGTGCGAGGCGGTGAATGCCGACTTCGGCAACCGCCCGCGGGTGGTGACGATGATGTTCGACCTGATGGGTTCGCTCGCCTCCTTGAAGCACGCGCGCAAGGAGGTCGGCAAGTGGATGAAGCCGCAGCGGCGCAAGGGCGTGATGCCCTTCAGCCTGTTCGGCGCCAAGGGCTGGGTGGAGTACCACCCCAAGGGCGTGGTCGGCATCATGGGCACCTGGAACTACCCGATCTATACGACGATCGCGCCCCTGGCCTATGTGCTGGCGGCGGGCAACCGTTCCATCATCAAGCCTTCCGAGCTGAACCCGCGCACGGCCAACGCGCTGGCGGCGGCGGTGGCCGAGTTCTTCGATCCGTCCGAACTGGCCGTGGTGAATGGCGGACTCGAGCTGGGCCAGGCCTTCTCGGCCCAGCCCTTCGACCATCTGGTGCTCACCGGCGGCACGGCGGTGGCCAAGGCGGTGATGAAGAACGCGGCCGAGCATCTGGTGCCGCTGACCCTGGAACTGGGCGGCAAGTCGCCGGTGATCGTCGGCCGCAGCGCCGACCTCGCGCTGGCGGCGGAGCGCACCATGGTGGCCAAGGGTACCAACAGCGGCCAGATCTGCGTCAATGCCGACTACGTGTATGTGGCGAAGGAGAGCCTGGAGCCTTTCGTCGCCGCGCTGCGCGGCACCTATGACAGCCTCTATCCCGGCAGCTACGCCAGCAATCCGGACTGGGTGTCGGTGATCAACGAGCGCCACTGCGCCCGTGTCGACAGCTATGTGAGCGAAGCCGCGGCGCGCGGCGCGCGGGTGGAAACCTTCGGCGGCCCCTTCGAGGGCGCCCAGGGCAAGCGCCTGCCGCTGCGTCTGGTGATCGATCCACCCGCCGACACCGCCATCATGCAGAACGAGATCTTCGGCCCGGCGCTGGTGGTGCTCACCTACGAGCGCCTGGAGGACGCGGTGGCGGCGATCAACGCCCGGCCCCGGCCGCTGGCGCTCTACTACTTCGGCAAGGACGCGGCCGAGGAACGCTACGTGCTGGACCACACCATCTCCGGCGGCGTCAGCCTCAACGAGGTGGCGATGCATCCGGCCCTGGACGACGCGCCCTTCGGCGGCATCGGCGATTCG
It includes:
- a CDS encoding coniferyl aldehyde dehydrogenase produces the protein MDQMTTMGATEVAVLEALVARQKAARIAEGPVSLAVRKDRIQRAINMLVKHRDALCEAVNADFGNRPRVVTMMFDLMGSLASLKHARKEVGKWMKPQRRKGVMPFSLFGAKGWVEYHPKGVVGIMGTWNYPIYTTIAPLAYVLAAGNRSIIKPSELNPRTANALAAAVAEFFDPSELAVVNGGLELGQAFSAQPFDHLVLTGGTAVAKAVMKNAAEHLVPLTLELGGKSPVIVGRSADLALAAERTMVAKGTNSGQICVNADYVYVAKESLEPFVAALRGTYDSLYPGSYASNPDWVSVINERHCARVDSYVSEAAARGARVETFGGPFEGAQGKRLPLRLVIDPPADTAIMQNEIFGPALVVLTYERLEDAVAAINARPRPLALYYFGKDAAEERYVLDHTISGGVSLNEVAMHPALDDAPFGGIGDSGMGHYHGHEGFLEFAHARTVYKAGWYDPRKLFGMLPPYSKKLEAMIEKSIKP
- a CDS encoding type II toxin-antitoxin system Phd/YefM family antitoxin; its protein translation is MPYRAQDIVPISEARARLTELSDEVVAGSEKLLTKNGAAYVAIVDAKKLDYYHALEEEHANLVLLTEAEIGLRELLAGRRVSSADLATVLAD